The following are encoded in a window of Roseimaritima ulvae genomic DNA:
- a CDS encoding type II secretion system F family protein has product MIQLILLTVVFLSVGCLAFSTAAMAHSWLFRYRMGVQERLLSLTEPGGEQEGQALTLFNELSSNRHQQANLLIGLGDWLTRLLERAGLSCSLRLFLVGSAGSGLMLSGCAMLWSPWLALLALPLGALLPLAVVYGKRNSRQRKLTRQLPEVFQIISRAVGAGQTVPAALRMIAEDYQSPVKEEFALCYEQQDLGMSRDLALRKLADRTQIMELQIFVVALLVQTRSGGDLVELLDNLAGIVRKRMRLKNRIRALTGEGRMQALVLIVLPILAFVAIFCFSPDYASLLLERPYLLAATAVAQVIGAFWIHRIVNFEY; this is encoded by the coding sequence ATGATTCAACTAATTCTCTTGACGGTGGTATTTTTGTCGGTCGGTTGCCTAGCTTTCTCCACCGCCGCGATGGCGCATAGCTGGTTGTTTCGTTATCGCATGGGGGTTCAGGAACGTTTGCTGTCCCTGACCGAACCCGGCGGTGAGCAGGAAGGGCAGGCGCTGACACTGTTTAACGAACTGTCCAGCAACCGTCACCAGCAGGCCAATTTGCTGATCGGACTTGGCGATTGGTTGACTCGATTGTTGGAACGGGCTGGGCTGTCCTGTTCCCTGCGATTGTTCCTGGTCGGTTCGGCCGGCAGCGGATTGATGTTATCCGGATGCGCGATGCTGTGGAGTCCTTGGCTGGCGCTGCTGGCTTTGCCGTTAGGAGCGTTGCTACCGCTGGCCGTGGTGTATGGCAAACGCAACTCCCGACAACGCAAATTGACGCGGCAGTTGCCCGAAGTGTTTCAGATCATCAGCCGTGCCGTCGGCGCCGGCCAGACCGTGCCGGCAGCGCTGCGGATGATTGCCGAAGACTATCAATCGCCGGTCAAAGAGGAATTCGCACTGTGCTATGAACAGCAGGACCTGGGGATGAGTCGCGACCTGGCCCTCCGCAAATTGGCCGATCGAACTCAGATCATGGAATTGCAGATCTTTGTGGTGGCGTTATTGGTGCAGACCCGTTCCGGCGGGGACCTGGTGGAACTGTTGGATAATTTGGCGGGGATCGTGCGCAAACGCATGCGATTAAAGAATCGTATCCGCGCGTTGACCGGCGAAGGACGGATGCAGGCTTTGGTGCTAATTGTGCTGCCCATCTTGGCGTTTGTCGCGATCTTTTGTTTCTCGCCCGATTACGCCAGCTTGCTGCTTGAACGGCCGTATTTGTTGGCGGCTACGGCTGTGGCTCAAGTGATTGGTGCCTTCTGGATTCATCGTATTGTCAACTTCGAGTATTAA
- a CDS encoding CpaF family protein, protein MPTPTIVDPATREYRFQQLKAEIHEKLISDINLAVSRSVNQERLREELRRGAEELTRRNSDLLSLVDRQRLVDELLDETLGLGPLEPLMQDPTVSDILVNGPECVYVERRGMLELTSIKFRDNDHLVDIVRRIVGRVGRRIDESSPMVDARLLDGSRLNAVIHPLALDGALVSIRRFNNRRIDTRRLIAAKSAAPAMLDFLAACVRARLNILVSGGTGSGKTTLLNLLSGFISSKDRIATIEDAAELQLQQPHVARMETRVANLDGKGEVTSRDLIRNALRMRPDRIIVGECRGREAFDMLQAMNTGHDGGMSTIHANDSREALTRLEMLVNMAAPELPMSFIHRQIAASIHLVVQVARLPNGARKIVQISEVTGLHGENINMHDLFVYRQTGVDTKGNIQGQFESKGLIPLCLERLHRCGLKVPRMYFREGVLRTERIDQVRATR, encoded by the coding sequence GATCCCGCCACCCGCGAGTATCGCTTTCAACAATTAAAAGCCGAGATTCACGAGAAGCTGATCAGTGATATCAATCTGGCGGTATCCCGTTCGGTGAACCAGGAACGATTGCGTGAAGAGTTGCGACGCGGGGCCGAAGAGCTGACGCGACGCAACTCGGATCTGTTGTCCTTGGTCGATCGCCAGCGACTAGTGGACGAGTTGTTGGATGAGACTTTGGGATTGGGCCCCCTGGAACCTTTGATGCAAGACCCCACGGTATCGGACATTCTGGTCAACGGGCCGGAATGTGTGTACGTGGAACGTCGCGGTATGCTGGAACTAACGTCGATCAAGTTTCGCGACAACGATCATTTGGTCGACATCGTGCGGCGGATAGTCGGGCGGGTGGGGCGACGCATCGATGAGTCCAGTCCGATGGTGGATGCCCGGCTGCTGGATGGTAGTCGACTGAACGCGGTGATCCATCCGCTGGCTTTGGACGGCGCTTTGGTTTCGATTCGCCGGTTCAACAACCGTAGGATCGATACCAGGCGTTTGATCGCGGCAAAATCGGCTGCTCCCGCCATGCTCGATTTCTTGGCCGCCTGTGTGCGTGCTCGCTTGAATATTTTAGTTTCGGGTGGCACGGGCAGCGGTAAAACCACCCTATTAAATCTGTTGTCGGGGTTTATCTCCAGTAAAGATAGAATCGCAACCATCGAAGATGCTGCCGAGTTACAGTTGCAGCAGCCTCACGTGGCGCGCATGGAAACGCGGGTCGCCAACCTCGATGGAAAAGGCGAAGTGACATCGCGAGACTTGATCCGCAACGCCCTGCGAATGCGTCCCGATCGCATCATTGTTGGCGAGTGCCGCGGTCGAGAAGCCTTTGACATGCTGCAGGCTATGAACACCGGCCACGATGGAGGCATGTCGACGATTCATGCCAACGATTCTCGCGAAGCACTTACCCGATTAGAAATGCTGGTCAACATGGCGGCGCCGGAGTTGCCAATGAGCTTCATTCATCGGCAGATCGCCGCTTCCATCCACTTGGTGGTGCAGGTGGCCAGACTGCCCAACGGGGCTCGCAAGATCGTGCAGATATCCGAGGTCACGGGCCTGCATGGCGAGAACATCAACATGCACGACTTGTTCGTCTACCGGCAGACCGGCGTGGATACAAAAGGAAACATTCAAGGCCAGTTCGAATCGAAGGGACTGATCCCGCTGTGTTTGGAGCGGCTGCATCGCTGCGGTTTGAAAGTTCCGCGAATGTACTTCCGTGAGGGCGTGTTGAGGACCGAACGGATTGATCAAGTGAGGGCCACACGATGA